Proteins found in one Microbacterium sp. SSM24 genomic segment:
- a CDS encoding M20/M25/M40 family metallo-hydrolase: protein MASPVERFRELLRIPTVSHADESEIDWSGFDRFQQALERLYPALHRTLEREVVDGHSLLFRWRGRERAHDADLPHDGDRGDRSASDPLVLMAHIDVVPVVASEWEHDPFAAEIVGEGADAAIHARGAIDDKGALVAIVEAVEQLAAEGFTPAGDVYLAFGHNEETAGGGAAAIADLLRSRGIRPALVLDEGGAVVDGVIPGVAVPTAMVGVAERGVMTLLLTAREGGGHASTPPAMPATARLARAIDRLHRHPFPTRLAPPVRAMLSTVAPHAPQPLRSLLRSLAVTGPLVAAALSRLGPEMNATVRTTAVATELSGAPGENVLATTARASINIRLLTGDTVAGARARAQRVIADSEVDIEVRHGSDPSPVSPWHGEAWRRLATTVGQTLGDDVLATPYLQLGASDSRWFTAISDHVYRFTPFHLTRAERDALHSHNERIRVDVWLRGIGFYRALVAAS from the coding sequence GTGGCATCCCCCGTCGAGCGTTTCCGTGAGCTTCTGCGCATCCCGACCGTGTCGCACGCCGACGAGTCCGAGATCGATTGGTCCGGGTTCGACCGATTCCAGCAGGCGCTGGAGCGTCTCTACCCCGCGCTGCACCGCACGCTGGAGCGCGAGGTCGTCGACGGGCACTCGCTGCTCTTCCGCTGGCGGGGACGGGAGCGGGCTCACGATGCCGACCTCCCGCACGACGGGGACCGCGGTGACCGCAGCGCATCCGATCCTCTCGTCCTCATGGCGCACATCGACGTCGTCCCGGTCGTCGCGTCCGAGTGGGAGCACGACCCGTTCGCCGCCGAGATCGTCGGCGAGGGAGCGGATGCCGCGATCCACGCGCGCGGCGCGATCGATGACAAGGGTGCGCTCGTGGCGATCGTCGAGGCGGTCGAGCAGCTCGCGGCCGAGGGGTTCACCCCTGCCGGAGACGTGTACCTCGCGTTCGGGCACAACGAGGAGACCGCGGGCGGCGGCGCCGCCGCGATCGCCGACCTGCTGCGCAGCCGCGGCATCCGTCCCGCCCTCGTGCTCGACGAGGGCGGCGCGGTCGTGGACGGCGTGATCCCGGGAGTCGCGGTGCCGACCGCGATGGTGGGGGTCGCCGAACGCGGCGTCATGACGCTGCTCCTGACGGCGCGCGAGGGAGGCGGGCACGCATCGACGCCGCCCGCGATGCCGGCCACGGCACGTCTCGCGCGCGCGATCGACCGGCTGCACCGGCATCCGTTCCCCACGCGCCTCGCGCCGCCGGTGCGGGCGATGCTGTCCACCGTCGCCCCGCACGCCCCCCAGCCGCTGCGGTCGCTGCTGCGCAGCCTCGCCGTCACCGGCCCCCTCGTCGCCGCAGCGCTCTCGCGCCTCGGCCCCGAGATGAACGCGACCGTGCGCACCACCGCCGTCGCCACCGAGCTGAGCGGGGCTCCCGGAGAGAACGTGCTCGCCACGACGGCGAGGGCCTCGATCAACATCCGCCTGCTCACGGGAGACACGGTCGCCGGTGCGAGAGCGCGCGCTCAGCGGGTGATCGCCGACTCCGAGGTCGACATCGAGGTGCGGCACGGCTCCGATCCGTCGCCGGTGTCGCCGTGGCACGGTGAGGCCTGGCGCCGCCTCGCGACGACCGTCGGGCAGACCCTGGGCGACGACGTCCTCGCCACGCCCTACCTGCAGCTCGGCGCGAGCGACAGCCGGTGGTTCACGGCGATCTCCGACCACGTGTACCGCTTCACACCGTTCCACCTGACCCGCGCCGAGCGCGATGCGCTGCATTCGCACAACGAGCGCATCCGGGTGGACGTGTGGCTGCGCGGGATCGGGTTCTATCGCGCGCTGGTCGCCGCGAGCTGA